The genome window AAGACAAACTATAAAACAAATGACCTGGTTTTGTCAACAAACcaattgcaaataaaaaaaaattaggacagGAATACATTTCAAAAGCattattttacaaaaaacaaGGGTTTTATAGCAAATCACAATGTAATTTCAATGACATTGAAAACAAAGCACTGTGTGTCAAAATTTGATATAGCTAAAGCAGAGCACAGTAAATATACattcttaaatgtttatttaaaataaacgttcaataaatgaaataaaccatgATAATGTAGGGACTTCTCTAGGAAGGCAAAGATAGTACCAATAAATATTAATGCAATTTGTCTtgataacattaaagaaaaactatattCCACAAATTAAAACTCATATCTGATAATCCAAATATTAATTAAGTAGCATGCATTCTGCATGAAAAGCCTAACAATAGTAACAATTAATAATGATGAACAGGTGGATAGGACTTCATGTTCAAAGAATTTTTCATAGGCCCATTTTACTTCTTAGAACATCTTTTTGAAGGAGTTATCATTAGTTATAATTCTAAGCCCTTCTTATTTGAGTAATGCCAGCATTTACCCTatagatataaagaaatataagcaaTGTTATCACTCGAATTCACATCCAAGGAGCCAGGTGATCAGAGATTTGAATAACTTGCACAAAAATACACAGGTTATACATGGTAAAACTAAAACCAATATCTATTTAAAGACTTTCTGTAAtacttgtggtttttcttttttatgccgctatttcattttaagatagaatcccctaataaataaatatatatacacacacaattaaGTTTAGTTAAAAGAACAGGTTGAAAATTCATATGGCGGCACAATATATAATATAACCAGagtgccaagcatggtggcacatgcctgcaatcctagctatggaggaggctgaggcaggaggatcacaagttcaaggccaacttgggcaatgtagtgagaccatgcctcaaaataaagcaattcttacaagggctggggatgtagctcagtgaagagcacccttaagttcaatccctaatactgggagaatatttatttatttatctggagagtatttcaaataatgatttttccaGACATCTTGTCATCCTCTGCACTAGTTAACCCATCTTCCCTAAAGTTCTAAGTAGGGATCACTACAAGTCAAAGTGAAACACTAAAACAAGTGAAAATTtcagcctattttttaaaaaactcgaTACTATAGTTTCCAATGATACCAAACAACCTAAGAGCTGAGGACACTTAACAGCACTTTGGACTGACCTGTagacactgtaaaaaaaaaaaaaaaaaaaagctttcttaaTCTTATTCAGAGCATTCAGTCATCTGTAAAATCACAGACTTCCACTGCTGGAAGAGATAGTAGCAATCTATATATTCAACACCTTTAAAATGAGGTACAAAGGATTATGAAATTTGCTTAGGGTTAAATACATACAGAGTGGCAAAGTTAGGAGCAGAAGCCAAGTGCAAGTAACAGTGCTGTTTCTGGAAGGAACACAGAaaccatttttttccaatttttgtgcATAAAGGCAGACGGGGGGAGGGGGCGCTTACCTCCAGCGCTTCAAAAGGGACAAAGCTGGTCCTGGCAAACCCATCGATGATGTCCTCTTTGGCCAAGGTGGACTCGCTCCGCTTCCTCCGCGGGGGTCTGGGCAGGACCGGGGCTTCCCATTGTCTTCCTTGTCGGAGCCGGACGACGAAGCGAGGGAGGGCGCCCGAGTCCAGCCGGCCCCGCCGCCCGCCGAGCCGACCCCCAGACCGACCCGGGAGCGCATCTCCCGGTCTCGCTGCGACCTTGACCGCAGCTTTTTGCGGAGTCCAGGGCCCCGATCCGGTCCATCCATGGCTCTGCCACGCCGGGGTCCCCGCGCTCGCCGCCCGCGCGCCACAGGCTCCGGCCGCGGTTGGTCGGTCGCACAAAAAAACTGACTCGGAGCCCTCCCTCCCGGGCACGGCGTCCCTCCGCCCCGCGCAGACGCTCGCCGCCCGCAGCCGCCGGCGAGCCCGCAAAGGTCGCAGCAAAGTGGGGGCGCAGAACTTCGCCCGTCCGGCGCGGGAGAACGCCCCCGCCGCTGCTCACGCAGGAAACTCACCGCCGGGCCGCAAGAGGTCCAAGCCGCGCAGCCAGTGGCGGCCAGGACCGGACCGCAGCCAACAGGATCACGTGGGCAGCTGGGGACCAGCAGCGCTCCGGAGCCCAGGGCATGCGCGCTGGGGCGGCCGCGCCTGCGCACTGGGGATAGCGGGACGCCGCGCGCGGGGGCTACCCTCCGGCGCCCCGGTCGGGCGCCCCCGTCGGGCGCCCCCGACCCTCCGCGCGCACCGTGCGTCCTCCCGGGACACTTGCTCCTCGACCCGCCCGAGGAGCCCCAAGGCGTTTCCCCCGGGCGACCCTTGGGGTCGGAGGAGGAGGCTCCGGGCGGGGACGCTGCGGGGCGCTCGGGGCCTGGGCGTGACCAGGCGCCGCAGAGGGAGCGGGCGTCAGGTCGCGCGAGGCCCCGCAGCTTCCTGCAAACTTTTCCCCACGTGGCGCCACCGCGCGAGGCCGAGCCTCCCCGCGCCGGGCGGCCGCGAACTTGACCCACGGGAGCCGCCGCCGCCACGGGCTTTCGCCGCGTCCCTGCGCCGGGAAGCAGCTGATGCTTGTGGAGAGTTGTCCTGAGGAGCTGAGGGAGGCAGGGCCACCTCCCTCCAATGGGTTGGGATCCCGCGGGCCATCACCAGCCCCTTGGCACCTCATTGTCCATGCGAGCAGAACCCCACCGCCCGTCACCCTATCGCCCTGGACAGCCCACtcggggaggaagggaagggaagtgaCCGGGTCTCCAGGCTCTGTGTGGGACCCTTCTTAATTTAGAATTCCGGCTCACACATTCATTAGTTCTATGGGAAAGAGGTGGAAGGAAACAGCGGAGGACCGAGTTTTCTCGGATACACCCCAGACTGActggctgcttttctttttcctgtatcCCCCACGCTGCCCCTCCTTTCCCATTTCAGTTTTACTCACCATAACACACTTTGATTTGTAAACATATCACATGCCTGAGAGAGAGCTGATGCAAATAGCATGCTACGTTTCTTcagagaatttatttaaaatagcttcatagataaagaaatttggaaatttaatGATCACAAAGTTAACACTAatacttatatttaaattaagaGCTAAGAACGTTTGTGTTTATTATAAACTGAACATTTAATGGCACATAGAAAATGTAATATTCGATTAAAACCTACGTTGTCCTGGTTGGACATATTTATTTCGAAGTCCAACACTGAATGGCTGTTCACTTTTCTCTATTGCCGATTTGTCTGCTTCAGTAGGTTCTGGATCTGGAATTTCAAATctaagaagaaaaccaaaaggaaaggaatttgttgatacataaattaaaaaaaaaaacattttaaatacaacGGAGAAAATTAATCAACTGAAGATTCCAGTTTCCTATCATTTTATAGAACATACAAATTCTATAAAACCTTTTCTACAGTACTGCATACATAGAACTACAAAAAAGTTGCCTTCAGCTATATGATCCTTAATTAAGAGAAGCAAGGGCGGCCatccaattatttttctcttcttcagacTTAGCAGCAAATATGATACTGTTGTCATTTGGGGGTACTAGTGCAAAGGCATGTCTGCCCCACAAGTATCTTCCTTATCACAGATTTCTACTCTccacataaaagaaaacttttcttttaatctatagTCTGCACTACTGTAACCTGGAAGCTGGTCTGGCCATGATTAAATTTACTTCTGATCATTAagccatcaaagaaaaaaatatgtctttctTCTTAGCACCAATTCTTGTCATTTGTCCTTCCATTATGAATTCATTGCAGCACTGTGCAATATCTTTgcttatccatccatctatttttcccaatttctgtcatttttctgttGGTCCAGTTCTTTCTAATTAAttgatgattataaaaagggCAAACTGGatccctaatttttttaaaaaaaaagataagaatttaAGTTTAGTCAATAATTGCACAATCCCAATTCCTAATTGCCTCAAGGGCAAACTTTCAAATCAAGTTGCAAAAATATTGCATTGGGCTAATGGTGTTATTCAGTGGTACAGAACAAGTTATCAGTATAAATAAAACCATGGGTATAAtccacagaattttaaaagaaaaaaataaataacaaaatactaaattttataaacaaaatttatgttcttttaacTTTGTCACTAATACATATATGCCCTGTTTCATTGCTGTGAAAAAGAACTATTACAGACTCTATATTTCAAAATTCCTATTACCCTAAGTAGTAAAATTACAAAGAAACTTAAACTCTTgtattgattataaaaataattaaacacattTTAGGTGTCTTATCTGTGAAAGagctaataaaaagtaaaacaaacagaaaattgaaagaaaagcacaacttttaaaattgcaactttcattataatttatatttttgagaaaaccAAGCACCAAATACAATGAAGCATGAAGAAATATTCATTGTTTCATCAGTTTGGAATTAAGAAGATTGGTGTCTAGATGAATACAGTTTTTACATTATGTCCATTCTACGTTGAAGATTCATGAGAGAAGTAACAGCTTGGTTCAAATCTTACTCTGTCTTCTGGCTCCTCACCACATGCTTCCAATTGCTAAGAATAtccaaaaagataaattaaaactgCATTGTTTAATTCTTGCCTCAATTTTTTGTTACTAGAGAAAGCATCATCAagcatttaaatctttaaatacagtttaaatacatttaataaaacagTTATTTTACACTACTCTGTTTACTTTATTATCCCTTAAACCAAGCCTCTTTCTACAAATACAATATACATGTAAATTATTACTAGCAAAACAAACAGTAAAAAAACTGAATATCATTTAAACATCTTCtagatttacaaaaataatttaaaatatctaaaacaagaaaactatgttacttttatttattagtaACTGTGACTGCATGAAACAGGATAAACTCCTACAAatgatttcatattcttttaaggATAACATACTTGAGTTTCAGCAACTTCAAAAAATTTACATATCTTTGTTTTAcaacaaaataaagtagaaaacctTTACCACTTCAAATCTTCAGAAACTTTTCTGCATACAGAGTCCATAAAGGATTCtcctaaaatttttataagaaaaaataaaaccagtataGTCAGTATCaagaaaccatgaaaataaatattctgttatAATCCTGAGAAATCATAGTTAAAAATCAGTTTGTTAGTCTGCAAATCTccggttttatttcattttccaaaacttcTCTTGTATCTCcctctcagaaagaaagaaagtttattttttctaaataaattacattggACTATGCTTCTGTATTTCAGCTCTTTTGACAGAAAAATTCAAAGTGGAATAATGCATAgatatcatataaaattatataaaggtaTGTTTATGCAAGAACAAATGTAACAAATTATTATCacttctttcagaaaaaaaataaaacttaaatctaTTTAATGATTTTAGTGTCTAGAAAATGTGTGCAAAGTTtatattttccccatatttcaATCAATATCTCAAAAGCATCCagggatattttttttctcagtaaggAAATGGTGAAATATTATTTGAGAACTTGGTCCATTAACTTTAATTCATCTCCTAATAATTATTCTATGTATGAAACACAGAGGCACTTACCTGGAGAAGTTTTGCTATTAAGAGattagcaataaaaatattttaagtgactaTCATTTGAAGTAATATCTTAATCTCTAgactaagaaataaaacattaaagtaTTAGGAAAAATAGGTGAAATCACCATATAAAGTTTCCAAAAATATAACACTTGCTTATTCTGTActtttaaaggtgaaatttacTAGCATAATCACTTATTTTGCTGCtttaaaatttctgatgtttcttCTCAACTCcactttaaaatgttcttaataaAGATGGATATTGATTTTAGAAATGGTTAaagcattttattctgtttttgttgacAGCAATTTCTAAATTGCCACTAATGTTCAACATAACTCTTATGCgttaacttatttaatctttattggATTCTAGGGCTACAATGATACTAATTTTTTACTGTCTACTTAGCTTAAGCCCACCCAAACGGTTACATAtgtctttttttagagagagagagagagagagagagagagagagagagagaatatttttaatatttattttttagtatttggcggacacaacatctttgtttgtatgtggtactgaggatcgaacgcatgccaggcgagcgtactactgcttgagccacatctccagccccaacatATGTCTTTTTAATAGAGTTCTGTAATAATTACAGGTTgtcaagcaggaaaaaaattcagatatttagaatttgagattttctatatttattggtATATAAATCATGATTCTGGCATAAACTTCATCcaataatttgcaaaatatttcttaaattttcagcTTAAGAATATCTAAGCTAGTTTCTGTATAGACATGTGAAGGCCTATATTCTAAATTTTCCACACTGACATGCAAATTATCATCCTGAACTACTTACAAATTAATCATACTCTTTCATGGGCTCCAGATCCTTCCTACATGTTGGCTTTGCTAAATACCCAATGAACTTAGCCTTCAGGATATTTACAATGGCTCTTAATGAACTTGTCTTCCAAGTAagccttttctctctttattttttttcttttgaagtgacAGCACATTCACAGAAAAGTTGCATAAATAACACATACACTCCTATATATTTTGGTCAGtaatttgttttaacattttgccACAAGCTTCATCATTCTGTCTTCACCATTTTACTCCTTTTTAAGAGTAGTTT of Marmota flaviventris isolate mMarFla1 chromosome 12, mMarFla1.hap1, whole genome shotgun sequence contains these proteins:
- the LOC139707882 gene encoding uncharacterized protein codes for the protein MRCQGAGDGPRDPNPLEGGGPASLSSSGQLSTSISCFPAQGRGESPWRRRLPWVKFAAARRGEARPRAVAPPAAGAFSRAGRAKFCAPTLLRPLRARRRLRAASVCAGRRDAVPGREGSESVFLCDRPTAAGACGARAASAGTPAWQSHGWTGSGPWTPQKAAVKVAARPGDALPGRSGGRLGGRRGRLDSGALPRFVVRLRQGRQWEAPVLPRPPRRKRSESTLAKEDIIDGFARTSFVPFEALETASAPETPLINKHRPTFSRSNTISKPYVSNILPSDAPKKRRAPLPPMPASQSAPQDLTNIQERLASCVVKSTSVEETDKVGRFVLFYRMRQGYVT